CCGGCGGTCGAGGACCTCTCCTTCACCGCGCTGCCCGGACAGACGATCGCGATGGTCGGCTCGACCGGCGCCGGCAAGTCGACCGCGATCGCGCTTCTGCATCGCGCGTTCGATCCGCAGTCCGGCTTCATCAAGATCGACGGCATGGACGTGCGCGGGCTGAAGATCACGGCGCTGCGGCGGAACATCGGCGTGGTGTTCCAGGAGGCGCTGCTGTTCAACCGCTCGATCGCGGAGAATCTGCGCGTCGGCAAGCCGGACGCAACCGACCAGGACATGCGGCTTGCGGCTGAGCGCGCGCAGGCGCTCGAATTCATCGAGCGCAGCGGCGGCTTCGAGACCAATGCCGGCGAGCGCGGGCGCATGCTGTCCGGCGGCGAGCGACAGCGGCTGTCGATCGCGCGTGCGCTCCTGAAGGATCCGCCGATCCTGATCCTGGACGAGGCCACCAGCGCGCTCGATGCCGTCACCGAGGCGAAGGTCAACGCAGCTCTCGATGAAGTGATGAGAGGCCGCACCACCTTCGTGATCGCCCATCGCCTCTCCACCATCCGCAACGCCACGAGGATTCTGGTGTTCGAAAGTGGCCGCGTGATCGAAAGCGGAACTTTCGATGAACTCGTGGCCAAAGGCGGCCATTTCGCCGCGCTCGCCAAGGCCCAGTTCATGGTGCAGGAAAATGCACGGGCGAGCATGACGGCGGCGGAGGCCGCAGCCTCGGCTGTGAAGTCCCAGTAAGACCGTCGAAATTCGGCCTATTTCATCGCTGAATACCCGGTCTGGCCCCCTGTTCTCGGTGAACGAGCCGGTATAGGTTTGCACCCGCCGCAAGCGGCGGCGCTGACATACGCTTCAAACCCGAACCTCAGATCATGAGAACCGCATTATCGGGCGGCTCTCCAAGGACCGGAATCGGATAGTGCACTTCTTTCGCCCGCTGCTTCGCCTTGCCCCGTTGAACCTGGCCGTCGTGGCCGCCGCGCTGATGTTACTCGCGCCGCACGATGCGCGCGCCGAGGCGCTGCTGCTGATCGAGGCCGAGAGCGGCAAGGTCTTGCAGGCCGACAACGCGACCATCCCCTGGTATCCGGCTTCGGTCACCAAGATCATGACCGCCTACGTCACGCTGAAGGCGGTAAAGGACGGCAAGCTCACGCTCGACACGCTGCTCACGGTCTCACCGACCGCCGCTTCACAATCGCCCTCGAAGATGGGCTTTCGTCCCGGCACGCAGGTCACCGTCGACAACGCGCTGAAGATGATGATGGTCAAGTCGGCGAACGACATGGCCGTGGTGCTCGCCGAGGGCGTCGGCGGTTCGATCGACGGTTTCTCCGCGATGATGAACCAGACCGCCTCGAGGCTCGGCATGACGCAGACGAGCTACGTCAATCCCAACGGCCTGCCCGCCGACGGCCAGATCACCTCGGCGCGCGATCTCGGAATCCTGGCGCGCTCGTTCCTGCGCGACCTGCCGGAATACGAGTATTTCGTGCACATCCCGGCGATCCGCTTCGGCAAGCGCATCACGCCGAACTTCAACAAGCTGATCGGTCGCTATCCCGGCGCCGACGGTTTCAAGACCGGCTTCATCTGCGCCTCCGGCTACAACCTCGTGGCATCGGCGTCGCGCAACGGACGGCGGCTGATCGCGGTGGTGCTCGGCGCCAATTCCGGCACCGCGCGCGCGATCAAGGCGGCGCAGCTTCTGGAGCGCGGCTTCTCGCAGGACACGCTGTCGTGGCTGCGTCCCACGCTCGGCACGGTCGACAGCCTCGCGCCGGTCGACGCCTCGCCGCCGAACCTGCGCGACGAGATGTGCGGCGGCCACCGCAAGCGCCCGGCGAGCGACGACGACGATGCGCTGATCGCAACCAATGGCAGCACGGGCGGATCGACGTCCCAGACCGGCGGGGAAGCCCAGGTGACTTTCTTCGCCGCCGGCCTGCAACCGCCCACGATGAAGGCGTCGGATCTGATGGCCTCGGCCGCGGCGGCCGTCGAGCCAGTGGCGGTCTATACCGGTCCGACCCGTACCGGTGCAGCCTTGATCGCGGCGGTCGCCGCCGATGCCGACCAGCAGGCCACCCCGAAGGCGCGTGGCAAGAAGTCACGTGTCGCCAAGAAGCCCGACGCGGCCGACAAGCCAAAGGACGCCGGCAAGGACACCAAGACGGCGGCCGCAAAGCCTGACGCCAAGTCGGATGGCAAGCCGGATGCCAAGAGTGATACCAAGGCTGCGGCAAAACCGGCTGGAGTGAAGCACGCTGCAGCCAAATCCGATGCGGCGGCGAAACCCGCAGAGAAGCCGGCGTCCAACGGCGATCAGGCGTCCAAGCCCACCAAGCCCAAGGCCGCTACCAAACCCAAGCCGACGGCCAACAATAGTTAACGGAACCGCAGGCGACGCTGCGGCCGCACTTCGCAGGTGCGACAGCGCGAATTCCGGGGATTCCAGTAGCCTCCTCTCGCTCTTTGCCCTAAGCCTCGACGGCTTGCCACCGGTTCCGGCAGGCTCGATACTGCCGGCAACGAGGCAAGCCCGAGACACAACGGGCTCTGGTCAAGGAGGGGAGTTTCCATGGAGCGCATCTGGCTCAAACAATATCCGCCCGGCGTGCCCGCTGATATCGAGCCGACGCAATACGCATCGCTGGTCGACCTGCTGGAGGAGAGCTTTACCAAGTTCGCCGACCGCAAGGCCTTCATCTGCATGGACAAGGCGATCAGCTACCGCGACCTCGACCAGATGTCGCTGGCGCTCGCGGCTTACCTGCAGGGCCGCGGCCTGCAACGCGGCGCGCGCGTCGCGATCATGATGCCGAACGTGCTGCAATACCCGGTCGCGACCGCGGCCGTGCTGCGCGCCGGTTTTGCGGTGGTCAACGTCAACCCGCTCTACACGCCGCGCGAGCTCGAGCACCAGCTCAAGGATTCCGGCGCCGAAGCCATCATCGTGCTGGAGAATTTCGCCCACACCGTCCAGCAGGTGATCGCCAAGACGTCGGTGAAGCACGTCATCGTGGCCAGCATGGGCGACCTGCTCGGCTTCAAGGGCGTGATCGTCAATGTCGTCGTTCGCCGCGTGAAGAAGATGGTGCCGGCCTATTCGCTGCCGGGCGCGATCGGCTTCAACGATGCGCTGGCGGCGGGCCGCGGCGCGACCTTCAACAAGCCAAAGCTGTCACCCGGCGACGTCGCCTTCCTGCAATATACCGGCGGCACCACCGGCGTCTCCAAGGGCGCCACCCTGCTCCACCGCAACATCGTCGCCAACGTGTTGCAGAACGACGCCTGGCTCCAGCCGGCGCTCAACGCACCGCCGCATGTCGAACAGCTCATGATCGTCTGCGCGCTGCCGCTGTATCACATCTTCGCGCTGACGGCCTGTTACCTGCTCGCGGTGCGTGCCGGCGGCTGCAATCTGCTCATCCCCAACCCGCGCGACATCCCCGGCTTCATCAAGGAGCTGGCGAAGTACCAGGTGAACAGCTTCCCGGCCGTCAACACGCTCTACAACGGGCTGATGCATCACCCCGACTTCAAGAAGCTCGACTTCTCGAAGCTGAAGATCTCCAACGGTGGCGGCATGGCGGTACAGCGCCCGGTCGCCGAGCAGTGGAGGGCGGTGACCGGCTGTTTCATCGCCGAAGGCTATGGCCTGTCGGAGACCTCGCCCACGCTCACCTGCAATCCGGCGACCACGACCGAGTTCTCCGGCTCGATCGGCATCCCCGTGCCCTCGACCTGGCTTTCGATCCGCGACGACGACGGCAACGAATTGCCGCTCGGCCAGCCCGGCGAGATCTGCGCCAAGGGCCCGCAGGTGATGGCCGGCTACTGGAACAGGCCCGAGGAGACCGCCAAGGTGATGACGGCGGACGGCTATTTCCGCACCGGCGATATCGGCGTGATGGACGAGAAGGGCTACACCAAGATCGTCGATCGCAAGAAGGACATGATCCTGGTCTCGGGCTTCAACGTCTATCCGAACGAGATCGAGGAAGTGATCGCGAGCCATCCGGGCGTGCTCGAATGCGCGGTGATCGGCATTCCCGATGCGAAGTCGGGCGAGGCGGTGAAGGCCTTCGTGGTGAAGAAGGATCCGAACCTGACGGCCGAGGACGTGATCAAGTTCTGTCACGAGCAGCTCACCGGCTACAAGGTGCCCAAGCATATCGAGTTCCGGACCGATCTGCCGAAAACCAATGTCGGCAAGATTTTGCGCCGGCAGCTCCGCGACGAGAAGAAGGCCGAGGCGGCGTAGCCACGGCCCTTTCGCGATGACTGACGCCAACGACATCGCGCTGGCCGCCGTTCTCGCCTTCTGGCGCGAGGCCGGCGACGAGCGCTGGTACAAGCGCGACGATGCTTTCGATGCCGAAATCCGGAGCCGCTTTCTCGAGCTGTGGCGGCGCGCGGCGAATGGGGACTTGTCGTCGTGGGAAGCGAGCGATGACGGCACACTGACCCTCGTCATCGTGCTCGACCAGTTTCCCCGCAACATGTTCCGCGGCGACGCCATGACCTATGCGAGCGATGAGCTGGCCCGCGCGGTGGCCCGCCGGGCGCTCGCCCGCGGCGCCGACGGGCGGATCGATCCAGCCTTGCGCGAATTCCTCTACCTGCCTTTCATGCATTCGGAGCATCTGCCCGATCAGCTGCACTGCGTCGCGCTGTTCCGGAAAATCGACGACAGCGACAATCTGAAATACGCCGAGGAGCACGCCGACATCATCCACCGGTTCGGACGCTTCCCTCACCGCAATCGCATCCTCGGCCGCCGCTCCACGAAGGAGGAGCAGGCGTTCCTGGATGGTGGCGGCTTTTCCGGTTGATGACATCACGGTGAAGGGCGACGAGCCCTGCCGCTTTGCGCATCGGAAATATTGTGCGGCGCGGCCGCCCGGTCTACAAAGCGGAACCGATTTTCCAGGGAGAATGACGATGGCGATCCAGATTGGCGACAAGCTGCCCGAGGCGAAATTCCGCGTGATGACGGCGGAGGGTCCGCAGGTCAAATCGACCGACGACATTTTCAAGGGCAAGAAGGTGGCGCTGTTCGCGGTGCCCGGTGCCTACACCGGCACCTGCCACAAGATGCATCTGCCGAGCATCTTCCTCAACGCCTATGCCATCAAGGACAAGGGCGTGAACACGATCGCCATCATCTCGGTCAACGATGCCTTCGTGATGAACGCCTGGAAGCGCGACACCGACCAGCGTGACGAGGCGACTTTTCTCGCCGACGGCAATGCCGACTTCACCAAGGCGATCGGCATGGAGCTTGACGCCTCCGCCAACGGTCTCGGCATCCGCTCCAAGCGTTACTCGATGCTGGTCGAGGACGGCGTGGTGAAGAAGCTGAACCTCGAAGCGATGCCCGGCAAGGTCGAGGTCTCCGGCGGCGATACGCTGCTCGGGCAGCTGTAAGGCTGCCACGGCGGCGGTGCCGTAGGGTGGGCAAAGGCGCGTCAGCGCCGTGCCCACCATCCTTCCTCGATTTCGAAAAGTGGTGGGCACGCTTCGCTTTGCCCACCCTACCAAACCGGGTGATGACGGCGGGCATCGTGGCGTAGTCGCCCGCCCTAATCCGCCACCCGCGCCTGCAACCTCGCCTTCGCAATCCCGTCGCGCGCGAGCTGATCCGCCCGCTCGTTCTCGGGGTGGCCGGCGTGGCCCTTGACCCAGTGCCAGCGCACCTCATGCGCCTTCAGCGCGGCGTCGAGGCGCTGCCAGAGTTCGACGTTCTTCACCGGCTTCTTGTCGGCGGTGCGCCAGCCGTTGCGCTTCCAGCCATGGATCCAACCGGTGATGCCCTGCCGGACATATTGGCTGTCGGTGTAGAGATCGACGGTGCAGGGTTTCTTCAGCGCTTCCAGCGCCGAGATCGCCGCCATCAGCTCCATCTGGTTGTTGGTGGTGTGGCGCTCGCCGCCGTTCAGCTCTTTCTCCTTGTCGCCGAACCTCAGGATCGCGCCCCAGCCGCCGGGCCCGGGATTTCCCGAGCACGCGCCGTCCGTGAAGATCGTGACATTGGGCAACTCGCTCACGCGACCAGTCCTGACGGCAAGAGGCCATAGTCGCGCACGCTCGAGACGCTCTGGTGGAAGCGCAGCTTGCGGACATATTCCAGCGGGTCCTTGGGGCGCACCAGCGCGCCCGGCGGCACGTTGAGCCAGTCGACCAGCCGCGTCAGCAGAAAGCGGATCGCCGCACCCCGCGCCAGCAGCGGCAACGCAGCTTCCTCCGCCTCGGTCAGCTTGCGGACGCGACCATAGGCATTGAGGAAGGCGCGCGCCTTGGTGACGTTGAAGGAATGATCCGGCTCGAAGCACCAGGCATTGAGACAGATCGCGACGTCATAGGCGAACATGTCGTTGCAGGCGAAGGTGAAGTCGATGATCCCGGAGAGCTTGTCGCCGAGGAAGAAGACGTTGTCGTTGAAAAGGTCGGCGTGGATCACGCCCTCGGGCAGGTCGTTCGGCCAGACACCGCTCGAGAGATGGTCGAGTTCGGCTTCGAGGAATGCACGCAATCCAACCTGCACCTCGTCGGCGCGGGCGGCAGCCTGGTCGAACAGCGGCCGCCAGCCGGACACCGAGAGCGCGTTGGCGCGGCGAACCGCGAAATTGGCGCCGGCCAGATGCATCTTCGCGAGCGCCTCGCCGACACCCGCGCAATGTGTGGCGTTCGGCTTGCGCGGCCAGACGCCTTCGAGAAAGGTGATGATCGCCGCAGGCCGCCCCGCAAGCTCGTGCAGCGCCTCGCCGTCCCTGCCCTTCACGGGCAGCGGACAGTTGATGCCGTGCTCGGCGAGATGCGTCATCAGCGCGAGGAAGAACGGCAGGTCGTTCTTCGCCACGCGCTTCTCATAGAGCGTGAGGATGAAGGAGCCCTTGCTGGTGTGCAGCAGGAAGTTGGAATTCTCGACGCCCTCGGCAATGCCCTTGTAGGAGAGCAATTCGCCGAGATCGTATTTGCCCAGGTAATCCGCAAGCTCGTCGGCGGCGACGTCGGTGTAGACCGCCATTTAAAACTACTCGGCAGCGGCTTCGGGGCGCAGCGAGCGCGGCAGAGGGAAGAACTCGTTCTCTTCCGCGGCCGACACCGTCTCCACATGCAGCGTGTAGCGCTCGGCAAAGGCGTCCATGATCTCCTCGACGATCACCTCCGGCGCCGAGGCGCCCGCGGTGATGCCGAGACTCCCGATGTCGCCGAACTTGTCCCAGTCGATGTCGCTCGCGCGCTGCGCCAGCACGGCGATCTTGCAGCCCTCGCGCTCGGCGACCTCGCGCAGGCGCTGCGAGTTCGACGAGTTCGGCGCCCCGACCACGATCAGCGCATCGACCACAGGGGCCACCTTCTTCACCGCGAGCTGGCGGTTGGTGGTGGCGTAGCAGATGTCTTCCTTGTGCGGCCCGTTGATGTTCGGGAAGCGCTCCTTCAGGAGCGCCACGATCTCCGCGGTGTCGTCGATCGACAGCGTGGTCTGGGTCACGAAGGCGAGGTTGTTCGGATCCTTCGGGGCGATGGTCTTGGCGTCCTCGGCTGTCTCGATCAGGGTCACGGCGCCGATCGGGAGCTGGCCGAGGGTGCCGACCACCTCCGGATGATGGGAATGGCCGATCAGGAATATCTCGCGGCCGCGCTTGAAGTGGATCGCGGCCTCGCGGTGCACCTTGGTCACCAGCGGGCAGGTCGCATCCAGCGAGAACAGGTTGCGGGATTGCGCGTCGGCCGGAACCGATTTCGGTACACCATGGGCCGAAAACACCACGGGAGCGGTGGTATTTTCCGGAATTTCAGCCAGCTCCTCGACGAAGATCGCGCCCTTCTTCTTCAACCCGTCGACGACATATTTGTTGTGCACAATCTCGTGCCGAACATAGACGGGGGCACCATACATGGTGAGCGCCCGCTCCACCGTGTCGATGGCCCGTACCACCCCCGCGCAAAAGCCGCGGGGAGAACAAAGCACGATCTTGAGGTCTGGTTTGGCTGACATGAAGCGATCTCGGGACCGAATCGCCCCTCGGCCTTCTGGCGGGGGGACGGTCGATGGATGGAATAGGGCTTAAAACGGTCTGCTTGGACTTTACAGGGACTTGGGCCCCCTTTCGGGCGCTGTCAAGGCACTATCTATAGCAGAACCATTGCGTAATTGCCCCCCGGCGGCTTATATAGGCGTTAATTCCCGTCATCGCTGATGACCACCGGTTTCGCCTCCAGAGGGGTGGGCGAAGCACAAAGGAGATTTGCCATGAGCAACGCACCTCTGATGCCCAAGGCGACCGCCGTCTGGCTGCTCGACAACACGGCGCTGACCTTCGATCAGGTCGCCGATTTCACAAAGATGCACCCCCTGGAGGTGCGCGCGATCGCCGACGGCGACGCCGCCCAGGGCATCAAGGGTATGGATCCCCTCTCCAACGGCCAGCTGACCCGCGAGGAGATCGAGAAGGGCGAGAAGAACCCCGACTACCGGCTTCGCCTCCAGGAGAGCAAGGTAGTGCTGCCGCCCCAGCCCAAGCGCAAGGGGCCGCGCTACACCCCGGTCTCGCGCCGCCACGAGCGCCCGAGCGCCATCCTCTGGCTGCTGCGTAACCACGCCGAGTTGAAGGACGCCCAGATCATGCGCCTGGTCGGCACGACCAAGAGCACGATCGCGAGCGTCCGTGACCGTACCCACTGGAACACCGCCGGGCTGACGCCGATCGACCCCGTCACCCTCGGCCTCTGCTCGCAGATCGAGCTCGATTTCGAGGTGGCGCGCGCCGCCAAGGAAAAGCCGATCGATGCAGCCTATGGCGGCGCCACCCTGCTGCCGGCCTCCGAGACCACGAAGAAGGACGAATACGAACCGGCGGAGAAGAGCAGCGACGACCTCAACGTCGACGCCGTGTTCGCCAAGCTGAAGACGCTCGGCGGCAAGAAGCAGGAGGAAGAGGAGTAGGTTTCAGCTCCTCGGCTGAACGTCGAAATCGATTTGAACGCGGCGGAGCCATCCGCCGCGTTTTTGTTTTTTGGCACTGCGGATCGTGCCACCGCTCATTCTGAGGAGCGCGGTACGGTCTTTCGCCCCGGCGGTTGGCTTCACCGGCTCAACGCCGAAAGCATCACGATGTCTTCGCATCCGGGCGGCACAGCGCGTCTCCACTGCGGGCCATATTGGAAACGAACGGATACGAGCGGCGCATGACGCTGAAGTCGGCGCCACTATCGCCCAGGATTTGCAGGCGCGGCACGTCGTTGGTGCGGAAGATGCGAGCCTGGACAAAGTAGGGCTGGGCTCTAGGCGCCAGTTCGAGCTTGCCGCTCAGGCTGACAAATTCCGGCCCTTCCTTGGACTGCTTCACCCGCAAGACGGTGGCTCCGCACACACCCTCCACCACGTTGACGCCGCACCAACCCTCTCCACAGGATGAGATGTCGAGAACGAACTTGTCGCCGGGCATCTCGTCGACCCAGCGTCCCCCAAGCACGAGGGCGGAAAGGTCGGACTCGGCATGTGCCTTGCCGGCGAAGCAAACCGATGCGGCGTTTGCAACGACAAACGGGAGCGCGATCGCTGCGGCCCATCGTGGGACCATCGGCCTATCGCGCTGCCCGCCACCACCCAGGATGACGTGGCGAAGGTGGGTCAGGAACTCGACGGTCAATACCATGGTGCATGCCTTCCAGAATGATCCATTTGTGTCGCGCTCTCGACGAGGCGGGTTCACGAGCTTGCGCCGCGACAAAGCCGCGGCGGTGAGCCACGATTCCATGGAAGTCTCCCCAGCAAGCTCAATCCGATCGATGAGACGTCCCGGCATTGCAATCATGATTGCGGTCGGCTTGCTGACATTGCCGATCGGGCTTGCGGCGGTGGCATCGGGCTTCGGCGCGCTGCGCCTGCCCTACCCGCTATTCGTCGTGCTTCAACGCCTCCCGATAGTCTTTTCGCTGCACATGATCGCATCGGGCGCGGCGCTCATGATCGTTCCCCCAGCGATCCTGCTGCGGCGATATCCGGCGTGGCACCGTCCGCTCGGCCGTATCGCGGCAGGCTGCGTGCTGATCGGCGGCTTTACATCCCTTCCCGTCGCGATGGCGAGCGAGGCGAACGCTATGGCGCGCGCCGGTTTTGTCGCGCAGGGTACCGTTTGGATTGCGCTGACGGCTGCCGGTCTTCTCGCACTCAGGGCCAGGGATTTCCAGCGCCATGCGCGCTGCATGATGGCCATGGCGGCCGTGACGTCGGGCGCGATCTGGCTGCGGCTAGCGACCATGGCGGCGGTGCAAATGACGTGGCCTTTCGCACCGGCTTATGCCTCTGCGGCCTGGCTATGCTGGCTCGTGCCGCTCTTGATTGCGATCTGCTCAACACGCAGACTGGCGGCGCCCCCCACCTGGCGCGTCTCGCAAATGCCGTGAACAAGCCTGAAATACGTCGTCAACCCAGCTCGATCTCGTCGCTCACCTCATGAGCAAGTCCGACGCTGTCGATCGTCAGCACCACCTTCGCCTTCAGCTTCTCGTGGCCCTTGATCGTGCCTGCCGCGATCGCATCGCGCACGGCCTTCTCGATCTCGCGCTGCGAGGTGACGCCGACTTGCTTGAGGAATTTGCGCAAGGACGTGTTGAACTGGTCCTCGTTCATGACGGCCTCCGTTGACCGGACGGCTTACGGCCGCTCCGGATGGTTGAGCATGTACTCGCCGAGATCGCGCTGGCGTCGATCGGAGCGGGCAGTCGCGGCGCTGCGCTGGACATCGCGGTCCTTGCGGCAGGCGACGTATTCGGGCGAGCCCTGCGCATAGCCGCGGCTCTGGCAGACGGCGTCGTCATCGTCGTTGCCCATCGCCACCGGCGCCTGGTTGCGCGCGGCGCAGGCGGATAGGGCCAGCGCAAGCAGAGCAGCAGCAAGAAGGCGCGACGCGGTCGTGATGGGCATAAGGAGTCCTCGATTTGCCGGCACTCTGTAGCGCGGAATGAGGAAAATGTAAGTCTCTAGCGACGTCATTCCGGGGCGATGCGAAGCATCGAACCCGGAATCTCGAGATTCCGGGTTCGGCTCTTCGAGCCGCCCCGGAATGACCGCAGAAAAGCTCACACCCTTCCCTTCAACGCATCCCCGATTTCATCCAGCACCTTGGGATCCTCGATGGTGGCGGGCATGGTCCAGGGCTCGCCGTCTGCAATCTTCTTGATGGTGCCGCGCAGGATCTTGCCCGAGCGCGTCTTGGGCAGGCGGCCGACGGTGATGGCGAGCTTGAAGGCCGCCACGGGGCCGAGCTTGTCGCGCACCAGGGCGATGATCTCCTTCTCGATCTCCGCCGGCGCGCGCCTGACGCCCGCCTTCAGCACCAGGAAGCCGCAGGGCACCTCGCCCTTGATCGCGTCCTTGATGCCGAGCACGGCGCATTCGGCGACATCAGGATGTGAGGCGAGAATTTCCTCCATGCCGCCGGTCGAGAGCCTGTGGCCGGCGACGTTGATGATGTCGTCGGTGCGACCCATGACCCAGACATAGCCGTCCTCGTCCTTGTAGCCGGCATCGGAGGTTTTGTAGTAGCCGGGGAATTCGGTGAGATAGGCTTCCTTGAAGCGCGCGTCCTGATTCCACAGCGTCGGCAGGCAGCCCGGCGGCATCGGCAGCTTGATGACGATCGAGCCCATGGTGTTGGCGGCAACGGGCTTGGCCGCCTCGTCCACCACGTCGACCTGATAGCCCGGCATCGGCACGGTCGGC
This region of Bradyrhizobium sp. CCGUVB1N3 genomic DNA includes:
- a CDS encoding serine hydrolase — encoded protein: MHFFRPLLRLAPLNLAVVAAALMLLAPHDARAEALLLIEAESGKVLQADNATIPWYPASVTKIMTAYVTLKAVKDGKLTLDTLLTVSPTAASQSPSKMGFRPGTQVTVDNALKMMMVKSANDMAVVLAEGVGGSIDGFSAMMNQTASRLGMTQTSYVNPNGLPADGQITSARDLGILARSFLRDLPEYEYFVHIPAIRFGKRITPNFNKLIGRYPGADGFKTGFICASGYNLVASASRNGRRLIAVVLGANSGTARAIKAAQLLERGFSQDTLSWLRPTLGTVDSLAPVDASPPNLRDEMCGGHRKRPASDDDDALIATNGSTGGSTSQTGGEAQVTFFAAGLQPPTMKASDLMASAAAAVEPVAVYTGPTRTGAALIAAVAADADQQATPKARGKKSRVAKKPDAADKPKDAGKDTKTAAAKPDAKSDGKPDAKSDTKAAAKPAGVKHAAAKSDAAAKPAEKPASNGDQASKPTKPKAATKPKPTANNS
- a CDS encoding long-chain fatty acid--CoA ligase gives rise to the protein MERIWLKQYPPGVPADIEPTQYASLVDLLEESFTKFADRKAFICMDKAISYRDLDQMSLALAAYLQGRGLQRGARVAIMMPNVLQYPVATAAVLRAGFAVVNVNPLYTPRELEHQLKDSGAEAIIVLENFAHTVQQVIAKTSVKHVIVASMGDLLGFKGVIVNVVVRRVKKMVPAYSLPGAIGFNDALAAGRGATFNKPKLSPGDVAFLQYTGGTTGVSKGATLLHRNIVANVLQNDAWLQPALNAPPHVEQLMIVCALPLYHIFALTACYLLAVRAGGCNLLIPNPRDIPGFIKELAKYQVNSFPAVNTLYNGLMHHPDFKKLDFSKLKISNGGGMAVQRPVAEQWRAVTGCFIAEGYGLSETSPTLTCNPATTTEFSGSIGIPVPSTWLSIRDDDGNELPLGQPGEICAKGPQVMAGYWNRPEETAKVMTADGYFRTGDIGVMDEKGYTKIVDRKKDMILVSGFNVYPNEIEEVIASHPGVLECAVIGIPDAKSGEAVKAFVVKKDPNLTAEDVIKFCHEQLTGYKVPKHIEFRTDLPKTNVGKILRRQLRDEKKAEAA
- a CDS encoding DUF924 family protein; the encoded protein is MTDANDIALAAVLAFWREAGDERWYKRDDAFDAEIRSRFLELWRRAANGDLSSWEASDDGTLTLVIVLDQFPRNMFRGDAMTYASDELARAVARRALARGADGRIDPALREFLYLPFMHSEHLPDQLHCVALFRKIDDSDNLKYAEEHADIIHRFGRFPHRNRILGRRSTKEEQAFLDGGGFSG
- a CDS encoding peroxiredoxin, yielding MAIQIGDKLPEAKFRVMTAEGPQVKSTDDIFKGKKVALFAVPGAYTGTCHKMHLPSIFLNAYAIKDKGVNTIAIISVNDAFVMNAWKRDTDQRDEATFLADGNADFTKAIGMELDASANGLGIRSKRYSMLVEDGVVKKLNLEAMPGKVEVSGGDTLLGQL
- the rnhA gene encoding ribonuclease HI, producing the protein MSELPNVTIFTDGACSGNPGPGGWGAILRFGDKEKELNGGERHTTNNQMELMAAISALEALKKPCTVDLYTDSQYVRQGITGWIHGWKRNGWRTADKKPVKNVELWQRLDAALKAHEVRWHWVKGHAGHPENERADQLARDGIAKARLQARVAD
- a CDS encoding homoserine kinase; its protein translation is MAVYTDVAADELADYLGKYDLGELLSYKGIAEGVENSNFLLHTSKGSFILTLYEKRVAKNDLPFFLALMTHLAEHGINCPLPVKGRDGEALHELAGRPAAIITFLEGVWPRKPNATHCAGVGEALAKMHLAGANFAVRRANALSVSGWRPLFDQAAARADEVQVGLRAFLEAELDHLSSGVWPNDLPEGVIHADLFNDNVFFLGDKLSGIIDFTFACNDMFAYDVAICLNAWCFEPDHSFNVTKARAFLNAYGRVRKLTEAEEAALPLLARGAAIRFLLTRLVDWLNVPPGALVRPKDPLEYVRKLRFHQSVSSVRDYGLLPSGLVA
- the ispH gene encoding 4-hydroxy-3-methylbut-2-enyl diphosphate reductase gives rise to the protein MSAKPDLKIVLCSPRGFCAGVVRAIDTVERALTMYGAPVYVRHEIVHNKYVVDGLKKKGAIFVEELAEIPENTTAPVVFSAHGVPKSVPADAQSRNLFSLDATCPLVTKVHREAAIHFKRGREIFLIGHSHHPEVVGTLGQLPIGAVTLIETAEDAKTIAPKDPNNLAFVTQTTLSIDDTAEIVALLKERFPNINGPHKEDICYATTNRQLAVKKVAPVVDALIVVGAPNSSNSQRLREVAEREGCKIAVLAQRASDIDWDKFGDIGSLGITAGASAPEVIVEEIMDAFAERYTLHVETVSAAEENEFFPLPRSLRPEAAAE
- a CDS encoding DUF1013 domain-containing protein, coding for MSNAPLMPKATAVWLLDNTALTFDQVADFTKMHPLEVRAIADGDAAQGIKGMDPLSNGQLTREEIEKGEKNPDYRLRLQESKVVLPPQPKRKGPRYTPVSRRHERPSAILWLLRNHAELKDAQIMRLVGTTKSTIASVRDRTHWNTAGLTPIDPVTLGLCSQIELDFEVARAAKEKPIDAAYGGATLLPASETTKKDEYEPAEKSSDDLNVDAVFAKLKTLGGKKQEEEE
- a CDS encoding DUF2306 domain-containing protein encodes the protein MRRPGIAIMIAVGLLTLPIGLAAVASGFGALRLPYPLFVVLQRLPIVFSLHMIASGAALMIVPPAILLRRYPAWHRPLGRIAAGCVLIGGFTSLPVAMASEANAMARAGFVAQGTVWIALTAAGLLALRARDFQRHARCMMAMAAVTSGAIWLRLATMAAVQMTWPFAPAYASAAWLCWLVPLLIAICSTRRLAAPPTWRVSQMP
- a CDS encoding DUF6494 family protein, with product MNEDQFNTSLRKFLKQVGVTSQREIEKAVRDAIAAGTIKGHEKLKAKVVLTIDSVGLAHEVSDEIELG